A genomic stretch from Lathyrus oleraceus cultivar Zhongwan6 chromosome 2, CAAS_Psat_ZW6_1.0, whole genome shotgun sequence includes:
- the LOC127122224 gene encoding uncharacterized protein LOC127122224, with amino-acid sequence MTNQGIPRDWEHFKSIFLDKYFPSSLRTQKEFEFQQLRKGTMSVAAYAEKFEDMAAYSRQAAYAPDERWKIDQFLFGLRGEISHSVSQREFTAYAELLRQCYVAENSLKKVQEERDLYRSGQRDQGRPGIQFRPRSQDFKGKQVQHARPNQPPQCQVCKKYHFGKCTVSGIRCFTCHKEGHVSRECPQNKNQMQGRSVGRVYTLDARKAKSNNALIAGTCFINNHPCFVLFDCGATHSFVSIWCMKRLGLQVIPLSPPMAVTTAMDDVVETPLICENCSLSVNGRNFQIDLICLPLKKVNVVLGMDWLSANMVFIGCEENLIIIPSSEATPKDVLTTILEGTVGMVNFLFENEKSVLLVLTKEPSDNLSVTQIPVVCEFPEVFPEDVTSLPPEREVEFSIDLIPGMAPISVSPYRMAPLELRKLKNQLEELLTKHFIQPSVSPWGAPVLLVKKKDGSTRLCIDYLQLNKVTIKNKYPLPRIDDLLDRLKGACVFSKIDLRSSYHQIRVKSSDVPKTAFRTRYGHYEFLVMPFGVTNAPTIIMDYMNWIFQPYLD; translated from the coding sequence ATGACCAATCAAGGAATACCTAGGGATTGGGAGCATTTTAAGAGTATTTTCCTGGATAAGTATTTTCCTAGTTCTTTAAGGACTCAGAAAGAGTTTGAGTTTCAACAGCTCAGGAAGGGTACTATGTCAGTAGCTGCGTATGCTGAGAAGTTCGAAGATATGGCTGCTTATTCTAGACAAGCTGCGTACGCACCAGATGAGAGGTGGAAGATTGATCAGTTTCTTTTTGGTCTGAGGGGTGAAATTTCTCATAGTGTTTCTCAAAGGGAATTCACTGCTTATGCTGAATTGTTGAGGCAATGTTATGTGGCTGAGAATAGTTTGAAGAAAGTTCAAGAAGAAAGGGATTTGTACAGGAGTGGGCAGAGAGACCAAGGAAGGCCAGGAATCCAGTTTAGGCCTAGATCTCAGGATTTTAAGGGAAAACAGGTGCAACATGCAAGACCTAACCAACCTCCTCAATGTCAAGTATGTAAGAAGTATCATTTTGGAAAATGTACTGTAAGTGGAATTAGGTGTTTTACTTGTCATAAGGAGGGACACGTGTCTAGGGAATGTCCACAGAATAAGAATCAGATGCAGGGGAGGAGCGTCGGTCGAGTTTATACTTTGGATGCAAGGAAGGCTAAGAGCAACAATGCCTTAATTGCTGGTACGTGTTTCATCAATAATCATCCTTGTTTTGTATTGTTTGATTGTGGGGCGACCCACTCTTTTGTATCAATTTGGTGCATGAAGCGTCTTGGCTTGCAAGTAATTCCCTTGTCTCCTCCTATGGCGGTTACTACCGCCATGGATGATGTGGTTGAGACACcgttgatttgtgaaaattgttcgCTCTCGGTGAATGGTAGAAATTTCCAAATTGATCTTATTTGTTTACCACTTAAGAAGGTTAATGTGGTTTTGGGGATGGATTGGCTTTCCGCCAACATGGTGTTTATTGGTTGTGAAGAGAATTTGATTATCATTCCATCTAGTGAAGCTACTCCAAAGGATGTGCTAACTACTATCTTGGAAGGTACGGTTGGCATGGTTAATTTCTTATTTGAGAATGAAAAGTCAGTTCTCTTGGTTCTTACCAAGGAGCCTAGCGATAATCTGAGTGTTACACAAATCCCTGTTGTTTGTGAATTTCCAGAAGTTTTTCCTGAGGATGTCACCTCTCTTCCTCCTGAAAGGGAAGTGGAATTCTCTATTGATCTGATACCCGGGATGGCTCCAATCTCCGTCTCTCCGTATCGCATGGCGCCACTAGAGTTGAGAAAGTTGAAGAATCAATTGGAAGAGTTGTTAACCAAGCATTTTATCCAACCTAGTGTCTCACcatggggagctccagtgttaTTAGTAAAGAAGAAGGACGGTAGTACACGGTTGTGTATTGATTATCTCCAGTTGAATAAAGTTACCATCAAGAACAAGTACCCTCTGCCAAGGATAGACGATTTGTTAGATCGGTTGAAAGGAGCCTGTGTGTTCTCGAAGATTGATTTACGATCGAGCTATCATCAAATAAGAGTTAAGAGTTCGGATGTGCCAAAGACCGCATTTAGAACCCGATATGGCCATTATGAGTTCCTTGTAATGCCGTTTGGTGTAACGAATGCCCCGACTATTATTATGGACTATATGAATTGGATATTCCAACCCTACTTGGACTAG